The following are encoded together in the Actinoplanes sp. N902-109 genome:
- a CDS encoding type I polyketide synthase: MEDKLRYYLKRVTADLHETRQRLEEMEAAGGEPIAIVGMGCRFPGGVRNPEDLWELLTTETDAISPLPRDRGWDLGDPDHPEAGGPPVQTGGFIYDAAGFDSGFFGISPREALTMDPQQRVLMEVAWEALEQAGIDPATLRGSSTGVFAGASASGYAWTAGEQGSHEGHVMTGNATSILSGRISYTLGLEGPAVTVDTACSSALVSLHLAVQSLRGGECSLALVGGAFVAATPVLFTDFNESLGLSPDGRCKSFASSADGMGVAEGAGVVIVERLSDARRNGHKILAVVRGSAVNQDGASNGLTAPNGPSQQRVIRAALASAKLSSSDVDVVEAHGTGTPLGDPIEAGALLATYGQERAGQAPLWLGSVKSNIGHAQQAAGTAGVIKMVLALQNQHLPRTLHAADPSPHIDWSSGEVRLLQEPVAWPAGERTRRAAVSGFGMSGTNVHVILEEAPADEPAEAEPAEVPAPVLPDACAWVLSGRSGAGLSAQAGRLREWVTARPQLTPADVAWSLATTRSAFEHRAVVLGTGRDELIDGLGSITAGHAAPGVRPVFVFAGQGAQWVGMGRRLLDSSPVFAARLAECEQALGWSVADVLREQRGLERADVVQPVLWAVMVSLAAVWEAAGVVPEAVVGHSQGEVAAATVAGMLSVADAARVVTARSQALTSLSAQGSMVSVVMPAPAVSELLERWDGKLSMAAINGPATVVVSGEPGALNEFERELAKQHVLRWRVPETDFVAHSPAVEPLEAVLAEQLADITPQPGRIPMASAVTGEWVGETPLDAAYWYANLRRMVRFEQATRLLLTAGYNAFVEVSPHAVLTAAIAETVEDAGTFGITVLGTLDRERDDATQLLTAFAQAWTAGLGVDWQRVLPPARTVGLPTYAFQHEQYWMSAAPAAPAEAGGDDAQLWAALNELDASRPLSDLLPELASWRRQEQDRQLTAGWRYRIDWTPVTETGTAVLDGTWLVVRPAAPVDDTVTDAVVAALTARGAEVVEIEVPPVTTNRAELAGLLTQALPGDITFAGVVSLLGLDETPLPGHPAVTQGLAATLTLAQATYDAGIDARLWVLTRGAVAAGAGDPLSNPLQGQLWGMGRVIGLEYPDRTGGLVDLPATFDERAAARLVAVLAGLGEDQVAIRPAAILARRLVHAAPPRIPAQPWVPSGTTLFTGGTGAIAGHIARWLAGRGAPRIVLSSRSGPAAPGTAAMAAQLAAAGTTVDVVRGDVGDRAELSALLSWIGPQLSAVMHTAGIGPMIPVARTTTQDLSDILAGKAAGATLLHELTRDLDLEAFVLFSSISAIWGGGLQSAYAAANAYLDALADHRRSQGLPATSVAWGPWGGGGMTDADGGVEGMRRGLMIMQPEHAVQALAQILDTGEGLVTIADIDWERFAPPFTLRRPSPLIEGLPEVRRALAEPAVPAAGEAGPTSALKQQLAGLSRGEQMRLLIGVARTETAAVLNYPDPDAVDTVRAFSDLGLDSLTAVELRNRLSAATELPLPATLLFDAPTVTDVAEFLLAKLAGAADVAATAPIAAAVSDEPIAIVGMSCRYPGGAHSPEDLWALLTTGTDAISALPEDRGWSVADDGSAIRAGGFVYDAAGFDAGFFGISPREAIAMDPQQRLLLEVAWEALERAGIDPATLRGTATGVFAGVSASGYGWSAGIKDELDGHMVAGMSTSVVSGRVSYVLGLEGPAVTVDTACSSSLVALHLACQALRGGEATLALAGGVMVAANPLLFDQFSGQMGLSPDGRCKPFSDSADGMGLAEGSGVLVVERLSDARRNGHKVLAVIRGSAINQDGASNGLTAPNGPSQQRVIRAALASAQLSAADIDVVEAHGTGTPLGDPIEAGALLATYGQERAGDRPLWLGSIKSNIGHTQAAAGAAGVIKMVLALQNKQLPRSLHSTVPSPHVDWASGEVRLLQEARDWTAEDRVRRAGVSSFGMSGTNAHIILEEAPVEETEQAEAAEVPVPVVSGSGAWVVSGRSADGLAGQAGRLREWIAARPQADPADVAWSLAASRSAFEHRAVLIGGARDEFVAGLANVATGQASAAVRTGVARSDRRPVFVFAGQGTQWLGMGRKLVHESPVFAARLVECELALAPLVGWSVTDVLTGAEGAPALERADIVQPVLWAVMVSLAAVWEAAGITPEAVVGHSQGEVAAATVAGLLSLDDGARVVVARSRALSSLSVQGSMVSVVMPAPAVGELLQPWEGKLSLAAVNSPAASVVSGSPEALAEFERELARQHVLRWRIPETDFVAHSPAVEPLEAVLAEDLAGIEPQPGRVPMVSTVTGDWLGQTPVDAAYWYANLRRMVRFEQAVQVLLGTGHTAFLEISPHPVLTAAVTETAENAGVFGVTVVATLERDRDDAAQLLSSLGQAWTAGLAVDWKRVLPQARIVDLPTYAFQHVPYWLKAAPATAGAGADADLWAALTELDDSRPLREVLPELASWRRQEQDRSITAGWRYRIGWSPVPDTAAPTLSGTWLVVRPSGTGDDVIAALTGRGAELVVADDVVPAGLPELTGVVSLLDTAGTLAVLQAGIEAPLWVLTRGAVAVAPSESLTDPEQGHLWGLGRVVALEDPEHWGGLIDLPPTLDERAAARLVAVLAAGGEDQVAIRPAAILARRLTHAAAPKAAEPFVPRGSTLITGGTGAIAGHVARWLAGRGAPRLVLTSRSGPAAPGAALLAAELAAAGSKVDVLHSDAGDRAQLSEVLSWIDAQGPQLSAVMHTAGVGPNALVQETTPEFLTEVCRPKSDAARHLHELTLGRELDAFVLFSSVSATWGGGLQGAYAAANAYLDALADHRRAQGLPATSVAWGPWGGGGMTDEDSALQSSRRGLDIMAPEHAVQALAQAIDSGEGPLTVGNIDWDRFVPPFTLRRPSPLLADLPEAQLALDAGTPGTAVTESEAGAALKQHLAGLSRSEQHRALITLVQTQAAAVLNYPSADAVEATRAFSDLGFDSLTAVELRNRLSTATDLQLPATLLFDCPNPTVLAEYLWQHEFQNGPAPISLIGEIDRLGSLLAGAKPDDNTFQQVAERLQGILAQWSESDASAARKDVADKIDTASDDEIFEFIHKELGR; encoded by the coding sequence ATGGAAGACAAGCTCCGCTACTACCTCAAGCGGGTGACCGCGGACCTGCACGAGACCCGGCAGCGGCTCGAGGAGATGGAAGCGGCCGGTGGCGAGCCGATCGCCATCGTCGGGATGGGCTGCCGGTTCCCCGGCGGGGTGCGCAACCCCGAGGACCTGTGGGAGCTGCTGACCACCGAGACCGACGCCATCTCGCCGCTGCCCCGCGACCGCGGCTGGGACCTGGGCGACCCGGACCACCCCGAGGCCGGCGGCCCGCCGGTGCAGACCGGTGGCTTCATCTACGACGCCGCCGGTTTCGACAGCGGGTTCTTCGGCATCAGCCCGCGCGAGGCGCTCACCATGGACCCGCAGCAGCGGGTGCTCATGGAGGTGGCGTGGGAGGCCCTCGAGCAGGCCGGTATCGACCCGGCGACGCTGCGCGGGTCCAGCACCGGCGTGTTCGCCGGTGCCTCCGCCTCGGGTTACGCGTGGACGGCCGGGGAGCAGGGCTCGCACGAGGGTCACGTGATGACCGGCAACGCGACCAGCATCCTGTCCGGGCGCATCTCCTACACCCTCGGGCTGGAGGGCCCGGCGGTCACCGTGGACACCGCGTGCTCCTCCGCGCTGGTGTCGCTGCACCTGGCCGTGCAGTCGCTGCGCGGCGGGGAGTGCTCGCTGGCGCTGGTCGGCGGCGCGTTCGTGGCCGCCACCCCGGTGCTGTTCACCGACTTCAACGAGTCGCTGGGCCTGTCGCCGGACGGGCGCTGCAAGAGCTTCGCGTCCTCCGCCGACGGCATGGGTGTCGCCGAGGGCGCCGGCGTGGTGATCGTCGAGCGCCTCTCGGACGCGCGGCGCAACGGCCACAAGATCCTCGCGGTGGTACGGGGATCGGCGGTCAACCAGGACGGTGCCTCCAACGGGCTGACCGCCCCGAACGGCCCCTCGCAGCAGCGGGTCATCCGGGCCGCGCTGGCCAGTGCCAAGCTGTCGTCCAGCGACGTCGACGTGGTCGAGGCGCACGGCACCGGCACCCCGCTGGGCGACCCGATCGAGGCGGGGGCGCTGCTGGCCACGTACGGGCAGGAACGGGCCGGGCAGGCGCCGCTGTGGCTCGGCTCGGTCAAGTCCAACATCGGGCACGCCCAGCAGGCCGCCGGGACCGCCGGTGTCATCAAGATGGTGCTGGCCCTGCAGAACCAGCATCTTCCCCGGACGTTGCACGCGGCCGACCCCTCGCCGCACATCGACTGGTCCTCGGGCGAGGTCCGGCTGCTGCAGGAACCGGTGGCCTGGCCGGCCGGGGAGCGCACCCGCCGCGCCGCCGTGTCCGGGTTCGGGATGAGCGGCACCAACGTGCACGTCATCCTGGAGGAGGCCCCCGCCGACGAGCCCGCCGAGGCCGAGCCCGCCGAGGTTCCCGCCCCGGTGCTGCCGGACGCCTGCGCCTGGGTGCTGTCCGGGCGCTCCGGTGCCGGGCTGAGCGCGCAGGCGGGCCGGCTGCGCGAGTGGGTGACCGCCCGCCCGCAGCTGACCCCGGCCGACGTGGCCTGGTCGCTGGCCACCACCCGCTCGGCGTTCGAGCACCGGGCCGTGGTGCTGGGCACCGGCCGCGACGAGCTGATCGACGGGCTGGGCAGCATCACGGCCGGGCACGCCGCCCCGGGCGTACGGCCGGTGTTCGTGTTCGCCGGGCAGGGCGCGCAGTGGGTCGGCATGGGCCGCCGGCTGCTCGACAGCTCGCCGGTGTTCGCCGCCCGCCTCGCCGAGTGCGAGCAGGCCCTGGGCTGGTCGGTCGCCGACGTGCTGCGCGAGCAGCGCGGCCTGGAGCGCGCTGACGTCGTACAGCCGGTGTTGTGGGCGGTCATGGTTTCGCTCGCCGCCGTGTGGGAGGCCGCGGGCGTGGTCCCGGAGGCCGTGGTCGGGCACTCGCAGGGTGAGGTCGCCGCGGCGACCGTGGCCGGGATGCTCAGCGTCGCGGACGCCGCGCGCGTGGTCACCGCCCGTTCCCAGGCGCTGACCAGCCTGTCGGCGCAGGGTTCCATGGTCTCGGTGGTCATGCCCGCACCCGCCGTGTCAGAGCTGCTGGAGCGCTGGGACGGCAAGCTGTCGATGGCCGCCATCAACGGTCCCGCCACCGTGGTGGTCTCCGGCGAGCCCGGCGCGCTCAACGAGTTCGAGCGTGAGCTGGCCAAGCAGCACGTGCTGCGCTGGCGGGTGCCGGAGACCGACTTCGTCGCGCACTCCCCGGCGGTCGAGCCGCTCGAAGCGGTGCTGGCCGAGCAGCTCGCGGACATCACGCCCCAGCCGGGACGCATCCCCATGGCCTCCGCGGTGACCGGCGAGTGGGTCGGCGAGACCCCGCTGGACGCCGCCTACTGGTACGCGAACCTGCGTCGCATGGTCCGCTTCGAGCAGGCCACCCGGCTGCTGCTGACCGCCGGCTACAACGCCTTCGTCGAGGTGTCCCCGCACGCGGTGCTGACCGCGGCGATCGCCGAGACCGTCGAGGACGCCGGCACGTTCGGCATCACCGTGCTGGGCACCCTGGACCGCGAGCGCGACGACGCCACCCAGCTGCTGACCGCCTTCGCGCAGGCCTGGACCGCCGGGCTCGGCGTGGACTGGCAGCGCGTGCTGCCCCCGGCCCGGACCGTCGGCCTGCCCACCTACGCCTTCCAGCACGAGCAGTACTGGATGTCCGCGGCGCCGGCCGCACCGGCCGAGGCCGGCGGCGACGACGCGCAGCTGTGGGCGGCGCTCAACGAGCTGGACGCCAGCCGCCCGCTGTCCGACCTGCTGCCGGAGCTGGCGTCCTGGCGGCGCCAGGAACAGGACCGGCAGCTGACCGCCGGCTGGCGCTACCGCATCGACTGGACCCCGGTTACCGAGACCGGCACCGCCGTGCTCGACGGCACCTGGCTGGTCGTGCGGCCCGCCGCGCCGGTCGACGACACCGTCACCGACGCCGTGGTGGCCGCGCTGACCGCCCGCGGCGCCGAGGTCGTCGAGATCGAGGTCCCGCCGGTCACCACCAACCGCGCCGAACTGGCCGGGCTGCTCACCCAGGCGCTGCCCGGGGACATCACCTTCGCCGGCGTGGTGTCGCTGCTCGGCCTGGACGAGACCCCGCTGCCCGGGCACCCCGCGGTCACCCAGGGCCTGGCCGCCACCCTCACCCTGGCGCAGGCCACCTATGACGCCGGCATCGACGCGCGGCTGTGGGTGCTCACCCGCGGCGCGGTGGCCGCCGGCGCCGGTGACCCGCTGAGCAACCCGCTGCAGGGCCAGCTGTGGGGCATGGGCCGGGTCATCGGGCTGGAATACCCCGACCGGACCGGTGGCCTGGTCGACCTGCCCGCCACCTTCGACGAGCGGGCCGCGGCCCGGCTGGTCGCCGTGCTGGCCGGGCTCGGCGAGGACCAGGTCGCGATCCGCCCGGCCGCGATCCTCGCCCGCCGCCTGGTGCACGCCGCCCCGCCGCGCATCCCGGCCCAGCCGTGGGTGCCCAGCGGCACCACGCTGTTCACCGGCGGCACCGGCGCCATCGCCGGGCACATCGCCCGCTGGCTGGCCGGGCGCGGCGCTCCGCGGATCGTGCTGAGCAGCCGCTCCGGACCGGCCGCGCCCGGCACCGCCGCGATGGCCGCCCAGCTGGCCGCCGCGGGCACCACGGTCGACGTGGTCCGTGGCGACGTCGGCGACCGTGCCGAGCTGAGCGCGCTGCTGTCCTGGATCGGGCCGCAGCTGTCGGCGGTCATGCACACCGCCGGCATCGGCCCGATGATCCCGGTCGCCAGGACCACCACCCAGGACCTGTCGGACATCCTGGCCGGCAAGGCCGCCGGGGCCACCCTGCTGCACGAGCTGACCCGCGACCTGGACCTGGAAGCGTTCGTGCTGTTCTCGTCCATCTCGGCGATCTGGGGCGGTGGCCTGCAGTCCGCCTACGCCGCGGCCAACGCCTATCTGGACGCGCTCGCCGACCACCGCCGTTCGCAGGGCCTGCCGGCCACCTCGGTCGCCTGGGGCCCGTGGGGCGGCGGCGGCATGACCGACGCCGACGGCGGTGTGGAAGGCATGCGCCGCGGCCTGATGATCATGCAGCCCGAGCACGCCGTGCAGGCGCTGGCCCAGATCCTCGACACCGGCGAGGGCCTGGTCACCATCGCCGACATCGACTGGGAGCGGTTCGCACCGCCGTTCACCCTGCGCCGTCCCAGCCCGCTGATCGAGGGGCTGCCCGAGGTCCGGCGCGCCCTGGCGGAACCGGCCGTTCCGGCGGCCGGCGAGGCAGGCCCGACCTCCGCGCTCAAGCAGCAGCTCGCCGGGCTGTCGCGCGGCGAGCAGATGCGGCTGCTCATCGGCGTGGCCCGCACCGAGACCGCCGCGGTGCTCAACTACCCCGACCCCGACGCGGTCGACACCGTGCGCGCGTTCAGCGACCTCGGCCTGGACTCGCTGACCGCGGTCGAGCTGCGCAACCGGCTCAGCGCCGCCACCGAGCTGCCGCTGCCCGCCACGCTGCTGTTCGACGCGCCCACGGTCACCGACGTCGCCGAGTTCCTGCTGGCCAAGCTGGCCGGCGCGGCCGACGTCGCGGCCACCGCCCCGATCGCCGCCGCGGTCAGCGACGAGCCGATCGCCATCGTGGGCATGAGCTGCCGCTATCCCGGTGGCGCGCACAGTCCCGAGGACCTGTGGGCGCTGCTGACCACCGGCACCGACGCCATCTCGGCGCTGCCGGAGGACCGCGGCTGGAGCGTCGCCGACGACGGCAGCGCCATCCGCGCCGGTGGCTTCGTCTACGACGCGGCGGGTTTCGACGCCGGGTTCTTCGGCATCAGCCCGCGGGAGGCGATCGCCATGGACCCGCAGCAGCGGCTGCTGCTCGAGGTCGCGTGGGAGGCCCTGGAACGCGCCGGCATCGACCCGGCCACCCTGCGCGGCACCGCGACCGGCGTGTTCGCCGGGGTGTCCGCCTCCGGCTACGGCTGGAGCGCGGGCATCAAGGACGAGCTCGACGGGCACATGGTCGCGGGCATGTCGACCAGCGTCGTGTCCGGCCGGGTGTCCTACGTGCTCGGGCTGGAGGGCCCGGCCGTCACGGTGGACACCGCCTGCTCGTCGTCGCTGGTCGCGCTGCACCTGGCCTGCCAGGCCCTGCGCGGCGGCGAGGCCACGCTCGCGCTGGCCGGCGGCGTCATGGTGGCCGCCAACCCGCTGCTGTTCGACCAGTTCAGCGGTCAGATGGGGCTGTCGCCGGACGGACGGTGCAAGCCGTTCTCGGACTCCGCCGACGGCATGGGCCTGGCCGAGGGCTCGGGTGTGCTGGTCGTCGAGCGGCTGTCCGACGCCCGCCGCAACGGGCACAAGGTGCTCGCGGTCATCCGCGGCTCGGCGATCAACCAGGACGGCGCCTCCAACGGGCTGACCGCCCCGAACGGCCCCTCGCAGCAGCGGGTCATCCGGGCCGCGCTGGCCAGCGCCCAGCTGTCGGCCGCCGACATCGACGTGGTGGAGGCGCACGGCACCGGCACCCCGCTGGGCGATCCCATCGAGGCGGGGGCGCTGCTGGCCACGTACGGTCAGGAACGGGCCGGCGACCGGCCCCTGTGGCTGGGCTCGATCAAGTCGAACATCGGCCACACGCAGGCCGCGGCGGGTGCCGCCGGGGTCATCAAGATGGTGCTGGCGCTGCAGAACAAGCAGCTGCCACGCTCGCTGCACTCCACCGTCCCGTCGCCGCACGTGGACTGGGCCTCCGGTGAGGTCCGGCTGCTGCAGGAGGCCCGGGACTGGACCGCGGAGGACCGGGTACGCCGCGCCGGCGTGTCCTCGTTCGGCATGAGCGGCACCAACGCCCACATCATCCTGGAGGAGGCGCCGGTCGAGGAGACCGAGCAGGCCGAGGCGGCCGAGGTGCCCGTGCCGGTGGTCTCCGGCTCCGGTGCGTGGGTGGTGTCCGGCCGCTCCGCCGACGGCCTGGCCGGTCAGGCCGGTCGGCTGCGCGAGTGGATCGCCGCCCGCCCGCAGGCGGACCCGGCCGACGTGGCCTGGTCGCTGGCGGCCTCGCGGTCGGCCTTCGAGCACCGCGCCGTGCTGATCGGCGGCGCCCGCGACGAGTTCGTCGCCGGCCTGGCCAACGTGGCCACCGGGCAGGCGTCCGCGGCGGTGCGCACCGGTGTGGCCCGCTCCGACCGGCGGCCGGTGTTCGTCTTCGCCGGGCAGGGCACGCAGTGGCTGGGCATGGGCCGCAAGCTGGTGCACGAGAGCCCGGTGTTCGCCGCCCGGCTCGTCGAGTGCGAGCTGGCCCTGGCCCCGCTGGTCGGCTGGTCGGTCACCGACGTGCTCACCGGCGCGGAGGGGGCACCGGCGCTGGAGCGCGCCGACATCGTGCAGCCGGTGCTGTGGGCCGTGATGGTGTCGCTGGCCGCGGTGTGGGAGGCCGCGGGCATCACCCCGGAGGCGGTCGTCGGGCACTCGCAGGGCGAGGTCGCCGCGGCCACCGTGGCGGGCCTGCTCAGCCTGGACGACGGCGCCCGCGTGGTGGTGGCCCGCTCCAGAGCGCTGTCCAGCCTGTCCGTGCAGGGTTCCATGGTGTCGGTCGTGATGCCGGCTCCGGCGGTGGGCGAGCTGCTGCAGCCGTGGGAGGGCAAGCTGTCGCTCGCCGCGGTGAACAGCCCGGCCGCCTCGGTGGTCTCCGGCTCGCCGGAGGCGCTGGCCGAGTTCGAGCGTGAGCTGGCCAGGCAGCACGTGCTGCGCTGGCGGATCCCGGAGACCGACTTCGTCGCGCACTCACCGGCGGTCGAGCCGCTGGAGGCCGTGCTCGCCGAGGACCTCGCCGGCATCGAGCCGCAGCCGGGCCGGGTACCGATGGTGTCCACGGTGACCGGCGACTGGCTCGGGCAGACCCCGGTCGACGCCGCCTACTGGTACGCCAACCTGCGCCGGATGGTCCGCTTCGAGCAGGCCGTGCAGGTGCTGCTGGGCACCGGGCACACCGCGTTCCTGGAGATCTCGCCGCACCCGGTGCTGACCGCTGCGGTCACCGAGACCGCCGAGAACGCCGGGGTGTTCGGGGTGACCGTCGTGGCCACCCTGGAACGTGACCGCGACGATGCCGCCCAGCTGCTGTCGTCGCTGGGCCAGGCGTGGACCGCCGGGCTCGCCGTGGACTGGAAGCGGGTGCTGCCGCAGGCGCGGATCGTCGACCTGCCCACGTACGCCTTCCAGCACGTCCCCTACTGGCTGAAGGCGGCCCCCGCCACGGCCGGAGCCGGAGCCGACGCCGACCTGTGGGCCGCGCTCACCGAGCTGGACGACAGCCGCCCGCTGCGCGAGGTCCTGCCCGAACTGGCATCCTGGCGCCGGCAGGAACAGGACCGCTCGATCACCGCCGGCTGGCGCTACCGGATCGGCTGGTCGCCGGTGCCCGACACCGCGGCCCCGACGCTGAGCGGCACCTGGCTGGTGGTGCGCCCGAGCGGGACCGGCGACGACGTGATCGCCGCCCTGACCGGCCGCGGCGCCGAGCTGGTGGTGGCCGACGACGTGGTGCCGGCCGGGCTGCCCGAGCTCACCGGGGTCGTCTCGCTGCTGGACACCGCCGGGACGCTCGCGGTGCTGCAGGCCGGCATCGAGGCACCGCTGTGGGTGCTCACCCGCGGCGCGGTCGCGGTGGCGCCCAGCGAGTCCCTGACCGACCCGGAGCAGGGGCACCTGTGGGGCCTGGGCCGGGTCGTCGCGCTGGAGGACCCGGAGCACTGGGGCGGCCTGATCGACCTGCCGCCCACGCTCGACGAGCGGGCCGCGGCCCGGCTGGTCGCGGTGCTCGCCGCGGGTGGCGAGGACCAGGTGGCGATCCGCCCGGCCGCGATCCTGGCCCGGCGGCTGACCCACGCCGCCGCGCCCAAGGCCGCCGAGCCGTTCGTACCGCGTGGCAGCACGCTGATCACCGGTGGCACCGGTGCCATCGCCGGGCACGTGGCCCGCTGGCTGGCCGGTCGGGGTGCGCCCCGGCTCGTGCTGACCAGCCGGTCCGGACCGGCGGCGCCGGGGGCCGCGCTGCTGGCCGCCGAACTGGCTGCCGCGGGCAGCAAGGTCGACGTGCTGCACAGCGACGCGGGCGACCGGGCGCAGCTCAGCGAGGTGCTGTCGTGGATCGACGCGCAGGGCCCGCAGCTGTCGGCCGTCATGCACACCGCGGGTGTCGGCCCCAACGCCCTGGTGCAGGAAACCACCCCGGAGTTCCTGACCGAGGTGTGCCGGCCCAAGTCCGACGCGGCGCGGCACCTGCACGAGCTGACGCTGGGCCGCGAGCTGGACGCCTTCGTGCTGTTCTCCTCGGTCTCGGCGACCTGGGGCGGTGGCCTGCAGGGCGCCTACGCCGCGGCGAACGCCTATCTGGACGCGCTCGCCGACCACCGCCGGGCCCAGGGCCTGCCGGCCACCTCGGTGGCGTGGGGACCGTGGGGCGGCGGCGGCATGACCGACGAGGACAGTGCCCTGCAGAGCTCGCGGCGCGGCCTGGACATCATGGCGCCCGAGCACGCCGTGCAGGCACTGGCCCAGGCCATCGACAGCGGCGAGGGACCGCTCACGGTCGGGAACATCGACTGGGACCGGTTCGTCCCGCCGTTCACCCTGCGCCGCCCCAGCCCGCTGCTGGCCGACCTGCCGGAGGCCCAGCTCGCGCTGGACGCCGGCACCCCGGGCACCGCGGTCACGGAGTCGGAGGCGGGGGCCGCGCTCAAGCAACACCTGGCCGGGCTGTCGCGCAGCGAGCAGCACCGGGCACTGATCACGCTGGTGCAGACCCAGGCGGCGGCGGTGCTCAACTACCCCAGCGCCGACGCCGTCGAGGCCACCCGCGCCTTCAGTGACCTGGGCTTCGACTCGCTGACCGCAGTTGAACTGCGCAACCGGCTCAGCACGGCCACTGACCTGCAGCTACCCGCGACCCTGCTGTTCGACTGTCCCAACCCGACCGTGCTCGCCGAGTATCTTTGGCAGCACGAATTCCAGAACGGACCGGCGCCGATCTCGCTCATTGGTGAAATCGACCGCCTCGGTTCGCTGCTGGCCGGTGCGAAACCGGATGACAACACGTTCCAACAGGTCGCCGAAAGACTGCAGGGCATTCTTGCCCAGTGGTCCGAAAGCGATGCCTCAGCAGCACGTAAGGACGTTGCGGACAAGATCGATACCGCCTCGGACGACGAGATTTTCGAGTTCATCCACAAAGAGCTCGGGCGGTAG